The following proteins are co-located in the Fusobacteria bacterium ZRK30 genome:
- a CDS encoding Cof-type HAD-IIB family hydrolase translates to MKYKMIVTDMDDTLLNSEGKISRENKKAIMKAQEMGVKFVLASGRPTFAMKEFAKELELDRYGSYMLSYNGAIITECATDKIWLEEKLTVEDAHKIYDLSREHDVHLLTYVDEEITAETTSEYIDVEVDLTGMPYRKVDCFKSTVTEPVVKCIMLEKPEYLKEVEKKLNELLKGEYSLAISKPFFLEVMKKGIDKGASLLKLAHKLGIKAEEIISVGDSYNDMTMLEVAGMPVAVENAKAEVKNMAKFISTSHNNHALKTVIEKFIFIKTLNM, encoded by the coding sequence ATGAAATATAAGATGATAGTAACTGATATGGATGATACACTATTAAATAGTGAGGGCAAGATATCCAGAGAAAATAAAAAAGCCATAATGAAAGCTCAGGAGATGGGGGTTAAATTTGTTTTAGCTTCAGGAAGACCAACCTTTGCTATGAAGGAGTTTGCCAAAGAATTGGAGCTGGATAGATATGGAAGCTATATGCTGAGTTATAATGGAGCCATAATAACTGAGTGCGCTACAGATAAAATATGGTTAGAAGAAAAATTAACTGTAGAGGATGCCCATAAGATATATGATCTTTCCAGGGAACATGATGTTCACCTTCTTACCTATGTAGATGAGGAGATTACTGCTGAAACTACAAGTGAATATATAGACGTAGAAGTAGATCTTACAGGGATGCCATATAGAAAGGTAGATTGCTTTAAATCAACTGTAACTGAGCCAGTAGTAAAGTGTATTATGCTGGAAAAGCCAGAGTATTTAAAAGAGGTAGAGAAAAAATTAAATGAACTCCTAAAGGGAGAGTATAGTCTGGCTATATCCAAACCATTTTTCTTGGAGGTAATGAAAAAAGGGATCGATAAGGGAGCCAGTCTATTGAAATTAGCTCATAAGTTGGGTATAAAAGCAGAAGAGATTATAAGTGTAGGAGACTCTTATAATGATATGACCATGTTAGAGGTGGCAGGGATGCCGGTGGCTGTAGAAAATGCAAAAGCAGAAGTGAAGAATATGGCGAAGTTTATCTCAACATCTCACAACAATCATGCTCTAAAAACAGTAATTGAAAAATTTATATTCATTAAAACATTGAATATGTAA
- a CDS encoding Nif3-like dinuclear metal center hexameric protein, with protein sequence MKIKSLIKKLEKKFPKNIAESWDNIGLLVGDEAREITKVQISLDATEEVIDHAIEVGANLIITHHPIIFSGIKNVTSKNLMGRKLLKLIENKIAVYSMHTNLDSAESGLNQYICEKLGVKTSKILDEKNIEMYLLSIYIKEEFQERMKSKIEEFGLEYNGYKNVYYTSDSMESFEKIEEKEKFRNKNKKISILGEKGKLSNLLNEIKKIHPYDEVPYEMIKTENKISLGGLGRIYNLPEKVQLGSYLEEVKGKLSLNNVRVVGELDKKIKKIAVVNGGGASFLGKLEKIGVDLFITGDIKYHEALDAREMGISIFDIGHYESEYFFTDIIERYCDDLEVEIYNDQPVFKSL encoded by the coding sequence ATGAAAATTAAGAGCTTGATAAAAAAATTAGAGAAAAAATTTCCTAAAAACATAGCTGAATCCTGGGATAATATTGGTCTTTTAGTTGGAGATGAAGCTAGAGAAATAACAAAGGTACAGATCTCACTGGATGCCACAGAAGAGGTTATAGATCATGCCATAGAGGTGGGAGCAAATTTAATTATAACCCATCATCCAATTATATTCAGCGGGATAAAAAATGTTACTTCTAAAAATTTGATGGGTAGAAAACTTTTAAAATTAATTGAGAATAAGATTGCTGTATATTCTATGCATACCAACCTGGATTCTGCAGAAAGCGGTCTAAATCAATATATATGTGAAAAATTAGGGGTAAAAACATCTAAAATTTTAGATGAAAAAAATATTGAGATGTACCTGTTATCAATTTATATAAAGGAAGAGTTCCAAGAGAGAATGAAATCTAAGATAGAGGAATTTGGACTGGAGTATAATGGGTACAAAAATGTATACTATACCTCTGATTCTATGGAAAGTTTTGAAAAGATCGAGGAAAAAGAAAAGTTTAGAAATAAAAATAAAAAAATAAGTATCTTAGGTGAAAAAGGGAAACTGTCTAATCTGTTGAATGAAATCAAAAAAATTCATCCCTATGATGAGGTCCCTTACGAGATGATAAAAACAGAAAATAAGATCTCTTTAGGCGGATTGGGAAGAATATATAATCTTCCTGAAAAGGTTCAGTTAGGCAGCTATTTGGAGGAAGTTAAAGGTAAGTTATCTCTAAATAATGTAAGGGTAGTAGGAGAATTAGATAAAAAAATCAAAAAAATAGCTGTAGTAAATGGTGGAGGAGCTAGTTTTTTAGGTAAATTAGAAAAAATAGGTGTTGACCTTTTTATAACAGGTGATATAAAATATCATGAAGCCTTGGATGCTAGGGAGATGGGGATATCTATTTTTGATATTGGACATTATGAAAGTGAGTATTTTTTTACAGACATAATAGAAAGATATTGTGATGATTTAGAGGTAGAGATCTACAATGATCAGCCTGTATTTAAGAGTTTATAA
- a CDS encoding sigma-70 family RNA polymerase sigma factor: MKIDFKNAGNTINMRSFELMAETSTTEEFKSLILNLEGKKIDEIDGRIEKFDFKNIGSFYENTVENYLRELSSVKSIKKEKISELIKKIKDGDISSREVLMEGSLKLVAKTALYYSKAGTSYIELVQDGLMGIVKAIDNYDLSCPMDFSEYMEFWIKYEMIQSNKLVVEELKSPVIAYFKNMKVEVYKSENKAVDSEMKEVNAEEIKKILNMDMEEFENLQKISDYGFLIKEEDREEAEVYKSIAEVDMELAKVEKLMSVSNLANKFKVKEIKILDLYYGLSGKRKYFEEIGKILDMEPSKVKTEVEKLMIKLKYNGKKEWIDEN; the protein is encoded by the coding sequence ATGAAAATAGATTTTAAAAATGCAGGTAACACAATAAATATGAGAAGTTTTGAATTGATGGCTGAAACTTCTACTACCGAAGAATTTAAGAGTTTAATCTTAAATTTAGAGGGGAAAAAAATAGATGAGATAGATGGGAGAATTGAAAAATTCGATTTTAAAAATATAGGAAGTTTTTATGAGAATACTGTGGAAAATTATTTGAGAGAACTGTCGTCTGTAAAATCTATAAAAAAAGAAAAAATATCAGAATTGATAAAAAAAATTAAGGATGGAGATATCTCTTCTAGAGAAGTCCTTATGGAAGGATCATTAAAATTAGTAGCTAAGACAGCTCTTTATTATTCCAAGGCAGGAACAAGTTATATAGAGTTAGTTCAAGATGGACTTATGGGAATAGTGAAGGCAATAGATAACTATGATCTAAGTTGTCCTATGGATTTTTCAGAATATATGGAGTTTTGGATAAAATATGAGATGATTCAAAGTAACAAATTGGTTGTAGAAGAACTGAAATCACCGGTAATAGCTTATTTTAAAAATATGAAGGTAGAGGTGTATAAGTCAGAGAATAAAGCTGTTGATTCAGAGATGAAAGAAGTAAATGCAGAAGAGATAAAGAAGATCTTAAATATGGATATGGAAGAATTTGAAAATTTACAGAAGATCAGTGATTATGGTTTTTTGATAAAAGAGGAAGATAGAGAAGAAGCGGAAGTGTATAAGAGTATTGCCGAAGTAGATATGGAGTTGGCAAAGGTGGAAAAGTTGATGTCAGTATCTAATTTAGCCAATAAATTTAAGGTGAAGGAGATAAAGATCCTGGATCTATACTATGGACTCAGCGGGAAGAGAAAATACTTTGAGGAGATTGGTAAGATCTTAGATATGGAACCATCAAAGGTAAAGACAGAGGTAGAGAAACTTATGATAAAATTAAAGTATAACGGAAAGAAGGAATGGATCGATGAAAATTAA
- a CDS encoding L-serine ammonia-lyase, iron-sulfur-dependent, subunit alpha — translation MDSLKELFKIGNGPSSSHTMGPERAAKRFKMENPDAASFKVELYGSLAATGKGHLTDWVIEETLKPKATEIVWMADFVHEFHTNGMKFIAVDKDGNDTKEWLVFSVGGGTIVEDGESRGGSNRIYPLTTMDEVIKWCKENQKELWEYVAEMEDSSIWAFLERTWEAMEDSVKAGLSKTGVLPGTIKYPRKAQMFYRKARRDDSRTSYLGKIFAYTLAVSEENGGGGRVVTAPTCGAAGIIPGLLYALKEEHNLSKEETLRGLAIAGLIGNLIKENATISGAEGGCQAEVGAGCAMAAGMAAFILGGSLDQIEYAAEMALEHHLGLTCDPVGGYVQIPCIERNAAASVRALDAANYALFTDGQHTVSFDKVVLTMKQTGLDMKSEYKETSLGGLAKFDFNANC, via the coding sequence ATGGATTCGTTAAAAGAATTATTTAAGATAGGAAATGGACCATCTAGTTCGCATACTATGGGACCAGAAAGAGCAGCAAAGAGATTTAAGATGGAGAACCCCGATGCAGCTAGTTTTAAGGTAGAATTATATGGATCATTGGCAGCTACCGGTAAGGGACATTTAACTGACTGGGTTATCGAAGAAACTTTAAAGCCTAAGGCTACAGAGATAGTTTGGATGGCGGATTTTGTTCATGAGTTTCATACAAATGGAATGAAATTTATAGCTGTAGATAAAGATGGAAACGATACTAAAGAATGGTTAGTGTTCTCTGTTGGAGGAGGAACTATCGTAGAAGATGGAGAATCTAGAGGCGGGTCAAATAGAATTTATCCATTAACAACTATGGATGAAGTAATAAAGTGGTGTAAAGAAAATCAAAAAGAATTATGGGAATATGTAGCAGAGATGGAAGATTCTTCTATCTGGGCATTCTTAGAGAGAACTTGGGAAGCTATGGAGGACTCTGTAAAGGCAGGTCTTTCAAAGACTGGAGTATTACCAGGAACTATTAAATACCCGAGAAAAGCTCAAATGTTTTATAGAAAAGCTAGAAGAGACGACTCAAGAACTAGTTACTTAGGAAAAATATTTGCTTATACATTGGCAGTATCAGAGGAAAACGGTGGAGGAGGAAGAGTAGTTACTGCTCCTACATGTGGTGCCGCTGGTATCATCCCGGGATTATTATATGCTTTAAAAGAAGAGCATAACTTATCTAAGGAAGAAACTTTAAGAGGTCTTGCGATTGCAGGATTAATTGGAAACTTAATCAAAGAAAATGCAACTATATCTGGAGCAGAAGGTGGATGTCAGGCTGAAGTTGGAGCTGGATGTGCAATGGCAGCAGGAATGGCAGCATTTATCTTAGGTGGATCTTTAGATCAAATAGAATATGCAGCAGAGATGGCATTAGAGCATCACTTAGGTCTTACATGTGACCCAGTTGGAGGATATGTGCAAATTCCTTGTATCGAAAGAAATGCAGCAGCTTCAGTTAGAGCATTAGATGCAGCTAACTATGCATTATTCACAGATGGTCAGCATACAGTTAGTTTCGACAAAGTAGTACTTACAATGAAGCAAACTGGTCTGGACATGAAGAGTGAATATAAAGAAACATCATTAGGTGGATTAGCTAAATTTGATTTTAATGCAAACTGCTAA
- a CDS encoding PTS sugar transporter subunit IIC, with translation MEMLKGIALLLLVLSIFSLFSLKMPKGMKAMGALANAAVATFLVEAFQRYVGGDLIGIEFLGKVGDSSGSMGGVAAATLVALALGVSPVYAMLIGAAVLGYGIIPGFVAGYVLAFVVPKIEKKIPAGLDLIVCLLFVAPAARGIALLADPVVNQTLLNIGSVITAATTKSPMVMAIVLGGVITVVATAPLSSMALTAMLGLTGVPMAIGALAVMGSSFLNPVLFHRLKLGKKETVIAVAIEPLTQADVISVNPIPVFVTNFIGGALAGLVVVHFGLINNAVGTATPIAGLAVMFGFNPAITVIKAAVLCAAAGAFSGFLGSVIFKNYKIIPAEVVRGTK, from the coding sequence ATGGAAATGTTAAAAGGTATTGCATTATTATTATTAGTGCTTTCAATATTCTCTTTATTCAGTTTAAAGATGCCAAAAGGGATGAAAGCGATGGGTGCATTAGCAAATGCAGCAGTAGCAACTTTTTTAGTCGAAGCTTTTCAAAGATATGTTGGTGGAGATTTAATAGGAATAGAATTTTTAGGTAAAGTCGGAGATTCATCTGGATCGATGGGTGGAGTAGCAGCAGCTACATTAGTTGCATTAGCTTTAGGTGTATCACCGGTTTATGCAATGTTAATAGGTGCAGCGGTATTAGGTTACGGAATAATACCTGGATTTGTAGCAGGTTATGTATTGGCCTTCGTAGTACCTAAAATCGAGAAAAAAATACCAGCAGGATTAGATTTAATCGTCTGTTTACTATTTGTAGCACCAGCAGCAAGAGGGATAGCATTATTAGCTGATCCAGTAGTTAACCAAACATTATTAAACATTGGTTCTGTAATCACAGCAGCGACTACTAAGAGTCCAATGGTAATGGCAATTGTTTTAGGTGGAGTAATTACTGTAGTAGCAACAGCACCACTTAGTTCAATGGCACTTACAGCAATGTTAGGATTAACAGGAGTACCAATGGCGATAGGAGCTTTAGCAGTAATGGGATCATCTTTCTTAAACCCTGTTTTATTCCACAGATTAAAATTAGGAAAAAAAGAGACTGTAATAGCAGTAGCTATTGAGCCGTTAACGCAGGCTGACGTTATCTCTGTAAATCCAATTCCAGTATTTGTTACGAACTTTATTGGAGGAGCTTTAGCAGGATTAGTAGTAGTTCACTTTGGTTTAATCAACAATGCAGTAGGAACAGCAACACCAATAGCAGGATTAGCAGTAATGTTTGGATTTAATCCGGCAATAACAGTAATCAAAGCAGCAGTATTATGTGCAGCAGCAGGAGCATTCAGTGGATTTTTAGGATCAGTTATCTTTAAAAATTACAAAATAATACCAGCTGAAGTTGTTAGAGGAACAAAATAA
- a CDS encoding XRE family transcriptional regulator, with amino-acid sequence MNLGEKIKFFRKEQKMTIKDLSGKTSLSVGFISNIERGQNSPSISNLQQICEALEVNLMEVLQDVNEQSPITRRDERKSIFESEKGDITIETLTNANHALNGISITISDDNQHSDFSWGHNYDEVGVVIEGSLEIELNNKLYTLTEGDSIYIEKFQAHKYRNPAKKKNITHWFSLRN; translated from the coding sequence TTGAATTTAGGAGAAAAAATTAAGTTTTTTAGAAAAGAACAAAAAATGACTATAAAGGATCTTTCAGGTAAAACCAGCCTGTCAGTTGGATTTATCAGTAATATAGAAAGAGGACAAAATAGTCCGTCTATAAGTAATCTTCAACAAATTTGTGAAGCTTTAGAAGTTAACCTTATGGAAGTTTTACAGGATGTCAATGAACAGTCTCCAATCACTAGAAGAGATGAAAGAAAATCAATCTTTGAATCAGAAAAAGGAGATATCACTATAGAAACCTTAACTAATGCTAATCATGCATTAAACGGTATATCTATCACTATTTCAGATGATAATCAACACAGTGACTTTTCTTGGGGACACAACTATGATGAAGTAGGAGTTGTTATCGAAGGTAGCTTAGAGATCGAATTAAATAATAAACTTTATACTTTAACTGAAGGAGATTCTATCTATATTGAGAAATTCCAAGCTCATAAATACAGAAATCCTGCTAAAAAGAAAAACATCACTCACTGGTTTTCTTTAAGAAACTAA